A window of Cohnella herbarum contains these coding sequences:
- a CDS encoding adenylate/guanylate cyclase domain-containing protein: protein MYAHANITNQLLNGTTVSYMPNWSELALSLLLFALFVYLPWRLKNIYSILLFLAVFAGVLYGQFALYQASAIHMNIVYALLAMILAYLANVSLKSYMDSVQKSFVTRQFGRYISPDLVKQIVAQDIEIKLGGDLKLITILFLDIRGFTPLSEKLTPPELVDTLNTMFNMITETTLRNEGTIDKFIGDAAMILFNAPLDVAEHERKAVKTAYEIQQGMNKIRDEIMEKYECEVNVGIGVHTGNVVVGNIGSYLRVDYTAIGDNVNIAARIESQTKKGQVHVSEQVYEQTKDHFRFDDGEDRMFKGKSHPIRVYEVLGPIE from the coding sequence ATGTACGCGCATGCGAATATTACGAATCAATTGCTGAACGGGACAACGGTCTCTTATATGCCGAATTGGTCGGAGCTGGCATTGTCTCTTCTATTGTTTGCCTTATTCGTGTATCTTCCATGGAGACTGAAGAACATCTATTCGATTCTTCTTTTCCTGGCCGTTTTCGCGGGAGTTCTCTATGGGCAGTTCGCTCTCTATCAAGCTTCCGCTATACATATGAACATCGTTTACGCGTTGTTGGCGATGATCCTTGCTTATCTGGCTAACGTCTCGCTTAAATCCTATATGGACAGCGTTCAGAAGAGCTTCGTAACCCGACAGTTCGGACGTTATATTTCTCCCGATCTCGTTAAACAGATCGTAGCTCAGGACATCGAGATCAAATTAGGCGGAGATTTGAAGCTCATTACGATTTTGTTCCTCGATATTCGAGGCTTTACTCCGCTTTCGGAGAAACTGACGCCGCCTGAACTGGTCGATACGTTAAATACGATGTTTAACATGATTACCGAGACGACGTTGCGTAACGAAGGAACGATCGACAAGTTTATCGGAGATGCGGCGATGATCTTATTCAACGCACCTCTGGATGTCGCCGAGCACGAACGGAAGGCGGTTAAGACGGCCTATGAAATCCAACAAGGGATGAACAAAATCCGCGACGAAATTATGGAAAAATACGAGTGCGAAGTTAACGTCGGGATAGGCGTTCATACGGGTAACGTGGTCGTCGGTAATATCGGTTCTTATTTAAGGGTCGATTACACGGCCATTGGCGACAACGTGAACATAGCGGCTAGGATCGAATCGCAGACGAAGAAGGGACAAGTTCACGTCTCCGAGCAAGTCTACGAGCAAACGAAGGATCACTTCCGTTTCGATGATGGGGAAGACCGCATGTTCAAAGGGAAGTCGCATCCGATAAGGGTATACGAGGTATTAGGTCCCATTGAGTAA